A single region of the Acidobacteriota bacterium genome encodes:
- a CDS encoding acetyltransferase, with protein MRLMNFYQQCRIAKYRLLSNCANVEGKPTILQPVHLAGKGTIRFKGNVKLGCFPSAYYLSGYTYIEARTEEAVIEIGDGVWMNNNVAIISNGAGIKIGNRSMLGTHVEILDSDFHDLHPDRRGEPGKCANVEIGENVMIGPNVKIFKGVRIGNNCIIANGAVIRRSVPDNMLAYGNPARQGFGLLQD; from the coding sequence ATGCGATTAATGAATTTCTATCAGCAGTGTCGAATCGCGAAGTACCGTCTGCTCTCTAACTGTGCGAATGTGGAAGGCAAGCCCACGATCCTGCAACCGGTCCACCTGGCAGGAAAAGGAACGATCCGCTTTAAAGGAAACGTAAAACTGGGTTGTTTTCCTTCAGCCTATTATCTTAGCGGCTACACCTACATCGAGGCCCGCACGGAGGAAGCTGTCATCGAGATTGGCGACGGCGTGTGGATGAATAACAACGTGGCAATCATCAGCAACGGCGCAGGCATCAAGATCGGTAACCGATCCATGCTAGGAACCCACGTGGAAATCCTCGATTCCGATTTCCACGATTTGCATCCGGACCGTCGTGGTGAGCCAGGTAAGTGCGCCAATGTCGAGATTGGCGAAAACGTCATGATCGGACCAAACGTCAAGATCTTCAAAGGTGTTCGCATCGGGAACAACTGCATTATTGCAAATGGTGCCGTGATCCGTCGTTCGGTTCCAGACAACATGCTCGCTTACGGAAATCCGGCTCGCCAAGGTTTCGGGCTCCTGCAGGACTAG